The Nitrospirota bacterium DNA window TTACTTTAAGGCGCATGCCGTCTACTCCAAGATAAAAAAAAATGGCCTTTTGAGGGCCGTCATCATCCGCTAAACCATTGATCAAAGGTACCTTTTAAGGTATCAAACTGAGTTTTACTTTGTCAAGATTTTTCAAGGTTTGGACAGTTCAGGTTGCCACTTTTCCACATCGATTGTGGAAAAATTGTTTATAATTTGACAATTTTTTAATCCGGTTCGTGGACTGAAGCGTGATAGAGCGCTCTGCCTAAATTTTGAGCCTGATATTGTCCTATAAATCAAAAAGTTAGGATTTTTAGTCCGGTTGGGGGTTTCTTAACGAAAACAGGCTGACTTGGAATTTATATTCACAACCTATTGTGTTTAAGTCATAGTAATCTACCATATATAGGTGATATTCGAGTGAGATACCCCGGGTCATTCGATGACAACAAGTGAGGTCCCGGTTTGACAAAATCGCCGATCCATGTAACATTTAATTAAATAACCTTTTGAAATTTCATGAGATTCAAGTTTTCAATCACCCAAAAACTCTTTCTAAGTTATACCATTCTGATCTTGCTCAGTCTCTTGATCGGAACTTATGCCATGTCGCGGCTCAATGCGCTCAAGGTCATGAGCAACCAGATTATCCATAACGGCATTCCCCAAATTTATATCAGCGAGAAAATGATCGAATGTATCCTTGCGCAGCAGGTCGTGCAGAAGCGGTATTTCGTTTTGAGAAGCAAGGTAAATCAGGAGCAGTTCGATCTCAGAGGCGAGGAATTCAACAAATACCTCGAAGAGATGAGAGGCAAAGGTATTGATGAAGAGCTTGGGCGAATCAGCAAGGGATACGGCGAATATCTGGTGCTCTTTACCCAGGCGGTTACGGAATCGAATGTCAACTATACCCAGTTGGTGCAAGATCAGAAAGAGCTTGAAAAACGATCCGATTTCTTAATCAAAAGAATACAGTTTTTAAAAAACAGCCTGATGGACCGGGAAAAAGAGAAACTTGTTTCATTCGACCTGTTCAATCAGCGATCGTTCTATCTTTTGGTCGTTCTTTCGGGAATGACCCTTTTCTTTGGATTTTCGTTTGTATTTTTTGTAACCTCCTATTTTTCCAAAACAATTCAAAAAATAAAACAGACCACGCAAATGATTTCAAAGGGGAAGTACGACAATTTCCCCATCTTATCTACAGAAGATGAAGTAGGGGAACTCGCGGAGTCCTTTAAAGCGATGGGGGAAAGACTCAAGGAGCTCGAAGCGATTAATCTTGACGCGAATCCACTGACCCGGCTTCCGGGGAACCTCGCAATTGAGAAGGAACTTCTCAAAAAAATTCAGAGCCGGGGCCCCCTGGCCTTCTGCCTTCTGGATCTGGACAATTTCAAAGCCTATGGCGATACTTACGGTTACGCTAAGGGGAGCGAGGTCTTAACGGTCGTCGCAGGCATTCTCCGTCAGGTGATTGAGTCAATTGGCCGGAAAGATGATTTTATCGGCCACATTGGGGGGGATGATTTCGTTCTGATTACGGACCCGGCCAGGGTCCACACGCTCTGTCAAAGAATTATCACTGAATTTGATCAGACCATTCCTTTCTATTACGATGAATCGGACAGAGCGAATGGATTTATCGTGGCCAAGGACCGAAAAGAGGTTGAACAAAAGTTTCCTTTAATGACGATTTCAATAGCCGTGGTGACCAATGAGAAGAGAAAATTTCACTCCGCTGACAAGATTGCAGAGCAGGCAGCTCAGTTGAAGCATTATGCGAAAACCTTTCCAAAAAGTATTTATGTGATCGACCAGAGGAGGATTTAACCCCGTTGCGGCTGACCCATTACTGTGCCATGGGAACATTTTTCCTCATGGTGTCTTGCGCTTCCGTTCATCCTGCCTTACCCGAATCGTCTGCTTCTGACTTACATCTGAGAAGCGAGGTTCAGACCTCCTTGGGAAAACCAAAGTCACTTTTCCAACAGGGGAAATTCAGTGAAGCTATCGTACAATACCGTAAACTGACGAGGAATAAAGACAAGTCCGTCGCAGAAACAGCTCAATATCAGTTGGCATATACCTTTGCCTATTATAAAAATATGGGAAGGGACTATCAGGAAGCGTTGAATGAATTTCAACTCTTTTTGAAAAAATATCCGGAAAGCAGTCTCAAAGAAGAGGCAGCGAACTGGGTTTCACTCCTCAATCAAGCGGTCATGAAGCAGTCCGAGAACGAACTATTACGAGATAATATTAAAAGGTTAGTTGATATAGATATTGAAGGGGAACAAAAACAGCGCCCTTCGAGATAATCGAGAAGTTATTTAATTCCCAGGTGTATCGCGACGATCCCGCCCGTTAAATTCCGGTAACTTGCTTTTTGAAATCCTTCCCTGACCATCAACTCTTTAAATGCTTCCTGGTCCGGAAATTTTCGAATGGAATCGGGAAGATACTGATATACCCCGGTTTGATCTTTTGAAATCCATTGGCCGATTCTTGGCAAAAAGATAAAAGAATAAAAATCATAAAGTTTACGCCAGAACCAGTGCTGGGGTTTTGAAAATTCGAGGCAGATAAACTGTCCCCCCGGTTTCAGAACTCGATATATCTCACGTAGTCCGGCTTGAAGATTATTGAAATTCCTGACCCCAAATCCTACCGTTACCAGATCGAAAACATTATCTTTAAATTGCATTTTTTCGGCATTTCCCTGCACCGGCGAGATTCTCTTAGACAGGCCTTTTTTCCGAATCTTGACAGTACCGACTTTGAGCATTTCCAAATTCAGATCGGAAGAAACCACTTGAGGGCCGATCTTGCTTTTTCGGGCAAGTTGAATTGCGATATCTCCCGTTCCGGACGCGAGGTCAAGTATGAACCCTTTCACCGGGATCCGGGCCGCCTGCACCACCCGCATTTTCCAGAAATAGTGGATGCCGAGACTTAACAGGGTGTTATTTAAGTCATACTTTCCCGCAATGGAAGAGAACATTTCCTGAACGTTTTTTTCTTTATTATCGAGCGAGTATTTCATCTGCATGGGGAATAGGGGTAACATTTAACTTCAAGGTGAGTCAAGCGGAAAGTCGAAGAAGAAGTAGACCGGATAATCGCCTTCATGTTACCATCATCTTTCATTTTAATTTTCATAGGATTGGAATGCAATCGAGATATATTAGTGTTAAAGGAGCCCGGGAACACAATCTCAAGAATATCGACGTCGATATTCCCCG harbors:
- a CDS encoding GGDEF domain-containing protein encodes the protein MRFKFSITQKLFLSYTILILLSLLIGTYAMSRLNALKVMSNQIIHNGIPQIYISEKMIECILAQQVVQKRYFVLRSKVNQEQFDLRGEEFNKYLEEMRGKGIDEELGRISKGYGEYLVLFTQAVTESNVNYTQLVQDQKELEKRSDFLIKRIQFLKNSLMDREKEKLVSFDLFNQRSFYLLVVLSGMTLFFGFSFVFFVTSYFSKTIQKIKQTTQMISKGKYDNFPILSTEDEVGELAESFKAMGERLKELEAINLDANPLTRLPGNLAIEKELLKKIQSRGPLAFCLLDLDNFKAYGDTYGYAKGSEVLTVVAGILRQVIESIGRKDDFIGHIGGDDFVLITDPARVHTLCQRIITEFDQTIPFYYDESDRANGFIVAKDRKEVEQKFPLMTISIAVVTNEKRKFHSADKIAEQAAQLKHYAKTFPKSIYVIDQRRI
- the ubiE gene encoding bifunctional demethylmenaquinone methyltransferase/2-methoxy-6-polyprenyl-1,4-benzoquinol methylase UbiE gives rise to the protein MLPLFPMQMKYSLDNKEKNVQEMFSSIAGKYDLNNTLLSLGIHYFWKMRVVQAARIPVKGFILDLASGTGDIAIQLARKSKIGPQVVSSDLNLEMLKVGTVKIRKKGLSKRISPVQGNAEKMQFKDNVFDLVTVGFGVRNFNNLQAGLREIYRVLKPGGQFICLEFSKPQHWFWRKLYDFYSFIFLPRIGQWISKDQTGVYQYLPDSIRKFPDQEAFKELMVREGFQKASYRNLTGGIVAIHLGIK